The following nucleotide sequence is from Brockia lithotrophica.
CTCGGCGTCGGCGAGTCCCCGGTAGTGCGACGAGTAGAGCGTCCCCGTAAAGACGTCCCCCGCGTCCACGAGAAGGACGCGCTTTCCGGAAGCCTCCGCCTCGCGGCGAATCTCGGCGATCTTGGTCCCCCGGGCGGGGGCGTTCTCCAGGTGCCCGTGGGTGTCGTTCGTGTGCAGGAGGATGAGATCCGGCGGAGCCTGAGGCGCTTCCGCCTCGGCGCGAGTAAAGCCCAGACCTCCGAGGGAAACCGAGAAGAGCAGGACGGCGAGGATCACCCTCGCCAAGCCGGACCGAAATCGCGCACGCGAGCGGATTTCGTTCATTTGCTTATGCTTACCTCCTCGTCTTCCCGTGCACGGGAAGCGTGCTTCTCTTAGCCGATACCCGATCCACGGGCGATCCACGGGTCTCTCGGTAACCCGGAAAAAGACGCGAGATCGTCTCTCTCTCGTGCCATTCTAGTTCACGAGGATGAATTTCCGGTTAACTTTGCGTAAAGATTCTGTTAGGATTCGAAACAAAGAAGGGGCGGAGAAACTCCGCCCCTTGCTCGGCTCTGAACGACCTCATCCCGGCCGCTTTCCCCGTACGGTGCGCCGGATCGCGTCCCCGCACACTTCGGGGAAGAGGGCTTCTCACGATTCCGGTGGCTCTTCGGCGAGGCGACGCTTCAGGTAGGCGACAAAGGCGCGCAGGGCCTGCCCGCGGTGACTGACCGCGTTTTTCACCTCGAGGGGTACCTCGGCGAGGGTCTTCCCGAGGTCGGGTACGAAAAACACGGGGTCGTAGCCGAAGCCGCCCGTCCCCCGCGGTTCTTCGACGATTACCCCGTCCAACCTGCCCTCGAAGGTCTGCACGGGTTCTGCGGGGGCTGCAAAGGCGATCACGCTCACGAAGTAGGCTCGGCGGTCGGCGACGCCTTGCATCTCGGCGAGCAGCTTGGCCACATTTGCCGCGTCGTCCGCCTCTTCTCCCGCATAGCGGGCCGAACGAACGCCCGGGCGTCCCCCCAAGGCGGGGACGACGAGACCGGAATCGTCGGCCAAGCTGGGGAGTCCGGTAGCCTCCATGGCCGCCACGGCCTTGCGCACGGCGTTTTCTGCAAAGGTCTCCCCCGTCTCAGGGGGAAGCTCCACGTCGGGAAACCTCTCGAGAGAGACGATCCCCCAAGCGAGGGGGGCGAGGAGTTCCCGCACTTCCCGGACTTTTCCGGGATTTCGAGAGGCGATGAGGAGGAGACGGGTGAGGCGGGGCCGACTCACGAGGGACCACCGTCCTCGGAAGCTCCGCCTTCCGCGGGGGGGCCTTCGGGAACAACGAAGGGCCCCTGCTCGTCGAAAGCACGATCTCCGGCCTCGGGCGCGCGCCGCGCCAGATCGGCGATCCGCTCTCCTATCGGGCCCAGTACTTCCCGTTCGATCTCCACGAGGCGCCGGATCCCACGTTCCGCGAGGGACAAGAGTTCTTCGAGCTCTGCGCGACGGAAAGGAGAACCCTCGCCGCTTCCCTGGATTTCGACGAACCGCCCGCTCCCCGTCATGGCGATGTTCATGTCTACGCGCGCCTCGGAATCCTCGGCAAAGTTGAGGTCGAGGAGGGGGACGTCGCCGACGACGCCCACGCTCGTCGCCGCCAGGAAATCCACGAGAGGGATTTCGGCGATTTCCCCGCGTTCGCGCAGACGTTCAAAGGCAAAGGCGAGGGCGACAAAGCCGCCCGTGATCGCCGCCGTACGCGTACCGCCGTCCGCCTGCAGGACATCGGCGTCTACGATCACCGTGCGTTCCCCGAGGCGTTCGGGGTCGACCACGGCGCGGAGCGCCCGTCCGATGAGACGCTGGATTTCCATCGTGCGCCCCTGGAGGTGACCCCGCACGGACTCGCGCTGCGTGCGGGTCTCCGTTGAACGGGGGAGGAGGCTGTACTCGGCCGTCACCCACCCGCGCCCTTGCCCGCGGAGAAATGGGGGAACCTTGTCTTCTACGGTAGCCGTCACGTAGACGCGCGTGTCGCCGACCTCGATGAGGACGGATCCCTCGGCGTATTTGTTGACGTGGGGGGTGAGTCGAACGGGCCGGAGTTCGTCGGGGCTGCGTCCGTCAATGCGCACATGTTCCACCTCGCTTCGAACCGCACAAGCCACCTCCTCATTATACCGTTCCGCAACTCATAGACAAATATCCCAAGAGAGGGATACCGTCCGGTTGCTTCCTGCTTCATCGGCGGGGTGCTCGTAGACCGGATTTCCGTTCCGCCGCAGAGCCCGTCTCCACAGGCTTCTCTTCCCGCGGAACTCGCGGTAGGGCAGCCTATGTGCCGACTGCCAGGGCAAATTTGAGCAGATTCTTCGCCGCGTTCTCGTCTCGGTCGTGGTGTGCACCGCAAACGGGACACGTCCACGCCCGGACGGAAAGCGGAAGTTCGGGAAGAACATGCCCGCAGGAAGAGCACGTCTTCGACGTCGGCTCGTAGCGGTTCACCTTCGCAAGCCTCACTCCCCGAAGCTTGGCTTTCGCTTCGAGGAGCGCCCGGAAGGTGCCCCACCCGACGTCGGCGATGTGCCGCGCGAGGCGGTCGTTCTTCAGCATCCCGGCGATGTTCAGATCCTCGATCGCGATCACCGGATGCGTCCGGACGAGTTCGGTCGTGAGCTTGTGGAGGAAGTCCAGCCGGATGTTTCGAATCCGGCGATGAAGTCTGGCAATCTCGAGACGCGCCTTTTCGTAGTTCTTCGTCCGCATTTTGAGCTTCCCGTGCTCGTCTCTTATGCCTCGACGGGAAAGTTTTCGCTGAAGTCTTTTCAGACGTTTGAGCGCGCGCCGAAGCGGTCTCGGAGCATCGGTCTTTCGGATTGCCCCCGTTTCATCCGCCAGCGTCATGAAGCTTTTCAGGCCGGCGTCGATCCCTGCAGCCGGCCCCTTCGGCGGAGGGGGACCTAAAATCTCTTCTTCCACCGTGAGGCTCACGAACCACCGATCGGCCTCGCGGCTCACGGTGGCGTGAAGGATGCGCCCCTGCGGAAGATACGTGCGCACGGCTCCGCTCTTCTTCCGGCGGACGGGCTTTTCTTTGAGGCGGACGGCGCCGATCCGGGGCAACACGATGTGCCGCGCCTTTCCGGGATGGCGTAGGTCTAGTCCGTCTACGAGGAGCCGGATCGTTCCGGAACTGTTGTCCAGCCGGAAGCGGTCCCGGCCATCTTTCTTTCGCCGCGGCTTGGGGTAGCCGACCTTCCGGCCGGTCTTCCGCCCGCGGAAAAAGTTCTTGAACGCCTTTTCCAGATCCCGCAGCGCCTCCTGCGGCGCCCACTTGGACACTTCGTACATCCACGGGAAGTCCGTCTTCTTGCGGCGGTTCAGTTCCCGGTGGAGTTCGACGGCGTTTGTCGTGCGGCCTTCTTTTTCGTAAATCTCCTTCCACCGCGCGAGGCCCCAGTTGTAGGAGAAGCGGGCGGCCCCGGCGTGCTTGGCGAGGAGGATGCGTTGTTCCTTGTTGGGGTCGAGCTCGTACCGGTAGGCTCTATGGATCTTCACGCCCGAGCACCTCCGACGCCGAACCAAGCACCACGCCGTCTTGTAGGTGATGCCGCGCTTTTTTGCCCATTCGCTGAGTTTCATGAGTATATTTTACCCTAGAAAGAGACGAAGTTAAATTATATTTTCGGCTGCTGACAACCCTAACCTCCGCCGGCTTCCGCTTCCCCTCCTGACGGGCAACCGCCGGCGCGCAAAGTCGCATCGCCTCTGCCCAAAGCTCGGATCGGGTACCCGAGACGCCTAAAAGCCCAAGGGGTTCAAGGTTCGGGGGCGCGCCACGGGACGCGTGAGGTCGAAGTCTTCCCCGACCTTGATCGCCTCCCCGTTTACGAGAATCTGCGCCTCCTTCGTCCCCGCCATCTCGGTCGCCGTGAGTGCCAAAGCCTGCACGGATCGCGCCGCCCAGGCATCTGCCTTCCCGTCTTTGGCGAGGAGGTGGGGATCCACGTCCACGACCGCAACGCCGCCGTCGACGAAAGCGCGGTGAAGACGCACGGAAGGACGCACGGTGGGAAGGAGGGCGCTCCCTCCCAGGGGACCGCGGATGAGCTCGCGGATCGCCGCCTCGAGCGGCCGCTCCGTACGGGGGACAAGGCGCGTCACGGGCACGAAGTAGGTAAACGTGCCGTCTTCCGACTGGGATTGGAAGTACAGGCGCACGGCGGTGGTATCGCCGGGCGTGGCCTCCGGCGCGAGTTCGACGTTGATCCCCATCGACCGATCGAGGGGGGAGAATACGGGAAGCTCTCCCTTGCCGAACTTCTCGAGCGGATGGCCGGAAACGCGCAGAGACACGCGCTTCACCGTGGGGAACTCCGTGAGCGTCCAGACGACGGCCTCCAGGGCGCGCGCGGCGCGTTCCGCCGCTACACCTTGCACCTCCGGGCTAAAGTCGACGACGGCCTCCCCTTCCGGGGAGACGTCTACGGTAAACGTCGTCCCTTTGGGGAGAGGGACGTGAAAACCGCGGGGGAGGATCGCTTCCCCGGGGCCTCCTTCCACGAGGTACGCAAGCGCCTGCTTTGCCACGCCCTCGACGAGCGGCAGGCGGGCGGTGAAAGGAACGACGTACCCGTGGGCATCGAGTACGTACAGCGTGTAGGACGTAAGGGCGAGCTCTTTCCCGGAAGTCGTGGGCTGCAGGAGAGAAGAACTCTCACCGCCCTTGGACGCCGAAGATGCGGAGGGCGTGGGGGGAGCCTCCGAAGGGGATGAACTTCCGGTCTTTTCCGCCGTCCTCCCGCAACCCGCAAAGGAAAGAACCGCCACGACCAGGGCGAGAACGAAGGCAATCCCGCGAACGTAAGGGGTGGGATTCCCTGCCGACCGTGTTCTCCCGCGCATCCGTAAGCCCCTCCTTGCGGCAACTCCTGAGGTACCGTGTAGTCCTAGGGCATGTATACGGAGGCGGGGACAACGGTAGACCGGCAGTTCTCCAAAGCGCAGGCGGAGGTCATCCGCCGAAACCGGGGAGCGGCGCATCTTCGGAGCTCTGGAGGACGGACAGGGGGAGGTGGACAACGCGCGCAGGGCGGGCGAGGACCGCCTCCGCCCAGCGCGAGAAAAAATCAGGCTCTCCCGTCGTGTACAAAAGAACGTCCCCAACCGCGGTAGAGGGATATAAACGGGCCACTTCCTCGGCGACTTCTTCCGCGGGGTTGAGCAGGTAAACCTCTTCGCCGAGGCACTCCCGGATGTACGCGGCGAGGAGCGGATAGTGCGTGCAGCCGAGGAGGACGGCGCGAAGGCGGCGCCTACCGTTCAGCCGGGCCCCGTTCCAGAGGATCCGCACGGAGGCGAGCTCTTCGCATACCGCGCGTCGAAGGCGCGCCGGAGAGGCACCGCCCTCGAGCAGGGGAACCCACGTGGGACAGGACTTCGAAAATACGGAAAGCTCGGGCCGCAGGTGGTAGAGAAGGCGGGGGTAGACACCGCTGGCCACGGTCACGGGGGTGGCGAGGACGGCGATTTCCTCCGCGCTGGCCCGAGCCGCGAGCCGCGCTCCGGGCTCTACCATCCCGAGGACGGGAACGTCCGCCCGGCGGCGAAGGACATCGAGGGCTACGGAGGAAACGGTGTTGCACGCCGCAACGACGAGGGCGGGACGAAAGCGCAAGAGAAACCTCACGATCTCGAGGGAGAACGCCTGGATCTCTTCGCGCGAGCGCGTTCCGTAGGGGCTTCGCGCCTGATCCCCCACGTAGACGAGAGACGCCCGAGGAAGGCGAAGGAGGATTTCCCGGACCACGGTTAGACCGCCGAGCCCCGAATCGAACACCGCAATCGGCCCGGTCATCTGCTTCTCGCCCCTTTTTCCACGTGTCCTGGCAGAGCTTAGATCCCCATCTCGTCTACCCCGACTCTGCCGAAGGGCTTCGGGAAGACATCTTAGTCATCTCTATGCACGGGACGGCCGCTTTCGAACTCGCGGAGCATCTCCGCGTGCAGGCGGGCGAGGAGTCGGCGCAGCTGTTCCGCTTCCTCGGGAGAGAAGCGGCGGAGGAGCCCCGCAAGGTACGCCTGTCGGCGCCGGATGACCTCGTCGATGATCGTGCGTCCGGCCTCGAGAAGTTCCACGCGCACGACGCGGCGGTCGTGGGATGCGCGCACGCGGCGCACGTAACCGCCGCGCTCCAGCCGGTCCACGAGGTCGGTCACGGTGCTGTTCGCGAGGTACATTTTGGCGCTGAGCTCGCCGATCGTGAGATTCCCGGCTTCTTTGAGCCACTGCAAGGCGATGAACTGCGGAGGTGTGAGGGGGGTTTCCTGAAGGAGCTCCCTTCCCTTCTGCTTCAGAAGGGCGCTCACGTGCCGAAGGTGCCACTCCACTTCCTCGGCGATCGCCCATCCGCCGCCCTCCCCGGCCTCCCGGCGATCCGCCCGTTCCCCTTCTTTCCGCGGAAACCCTCCCCTTGCGTTCCTCTCGTCCACTCCCATTCGTCCCCTCTCGGTCCGGCAACCGGCCTTCCCTACCCGACTTTGCTTGCCTCTATCAAATCGAAAGGGCAAAACCCGTGTCAAGGGGAGCCCCGCACCGGTATGCAACCTGTTCTTGACGGGTGGTACAATAAGACGCACCGATGCAAGGCAGAGGGGGCGACGAATTTGGGCAAACGCTACGCGATTGTCGGCGGCGACGCCGCAGGGATGAGCGCGGCGACGCAGATCCGCCGTCTAGACCCGCAGGGCGAAATCGTGGTCTGGGAAAAGGAAGGCGTAATTTCCTACGCGCAGTGCGGTCTCCCCTACTACGTCGGCGGCGTCGTCCCCGCACCGGAGCGACTCCTCGCCCGAACGGCGGACGAGTTTCGCGAGCGCTACCGGATCGACGTACGCCTGCACCACGAAGTCCTGGCGATCGACCCCCGGGAGAAACGCGTGCGGATCCTTCGCCGCGACACGGGTCACGAAATCGAGGAGGGGTACGACGTTCTCCTCCTCGCGACGGGGAGCGCCGCCGTCCTTCCCCCGTGGGAAGGCATCGACCTGCCGGGCGTCTTCCCCCTCAAGACGCTGGCGGACGCCGAGCGGCTGATCGCCTGGCTCTCCCGGCGCAACCCCGAGCGTGCCGTAATCGTCGGCGGCGGGTACATCGGCCTGGAAGCGGCGGAGGCGCTCGTGCGCCGCGGCCTTTCCGTCACCGTGGCGGACGTAGCCCCCCAGCTCATCCCGAGCTTCGACCGCCCGATCGCCGAGCTTGTCCACCGGGAACTCGAACGGCACGGCGTCGCCGTTCGCCTGCAGGAAAGGGTACGCGGTTTTTCCGGCGACTCCGCGGGCGTGCGGGAGGTCCTCCTGGAACGCGGAACCCTGGCGGCAGATCTCGTCCTCGTCGCCGTAGGCGTAAAGCCGGCCAGCGAACTCGCCCGCGCCGCGGGGATTGAACTCGGCCCTAGGGGTGCCGTCCTCGTCGACGAATACCTGCGGACGAGCGCACCCGACGTGTACGCCGCGGGCGACTGCGCGACGCACTTCCACCGGATAAAAAACGCCCCCGACTACGTTCCCCTGGGCACCACGGCCAACAAGCAGGGGCGGATCGCGGGAGCGAACATGGCGGGAGCGAAAATCCCCTTCGCCGGCGTGCTGGGTACGGCTATCGTCAAGGTCTTCGATCTCGCCATCGCCCGCACCGGCCTCGGGGAGGGCGAATGCCAAGCTTTGGGACGGACGTGTCAGACGGTGGCAATTCAGGCTCGCCCCGTGAGCCACTACTACCCGGGAGCGGAGGATACGCTTACGCTGCGGATCACGTTCGACCCGCAGACGCGTGTCCTCCTCGGCGGACAGATCGCAGGCCGTCGCGGCGTAGACAAGCGCATCGACGTCCTCGCCACGGCGCTCTACGCCAGTCTTACGATCGACGAGCTTCAGGCCCTCGACCTCGCCTACGCGCCGCCGTTTAACGGCGTGTGGGACCCCTTACAGCAGGCGGCCACGGTGGCGCAAAAGAAAGCATAATGCGCGGAGCGGTAGGGGCTCCTCGGTCGACGTTCCGCCTACGCCAGGGGGCGAGCAAATCGAAACTTCCCCGGCCAGCTAGATCTTTAGTTCCCCCATGCGCACGAGCTCTACGACGGCCTGGGATCGTCCCTTGACGCCCAGCTTCTGGATCACGTTGGAGATGTGGTTCCGCACGGTTTTTTCGCTGATAAAGAGCTCGCGCGCGATCTCCTTGGTGGTTTTATCCTTTACGAGGAGTTCGAAGACCTCCCGTTCGCGCGGTGTGAGGATCGACGAACGTTCGAGGTTGGGGGCCACCCCTACCCCTCCCTTCCGAAGCCACCCGAGAAGATGCGGTGCCGGATGTCAACGCATCGTATGTGGAAGGGACTGGGGGGGTGTAGGCCGGTATCGAGGGCTTTTCGAAATTCCCCCTGCGAACTAGGTCTCCCGCCTTCCGCCCTGGGCGGATGGGGCGCCTTCCGCCTCGGACCTCTCGTCGTCGAGGCCGAACGCCGAATGCAGGAGGCGGGCGGCGCGCCGCGCCTGCTCGCGTTCGACGACGACGGAAATCTTGATCTCCGAAGTGGAAACCATCTTCACGTCGATCGCCGCGTCGGCGAGGGTGCGGAACACGCCGGCTGCTACCCCGGGACGCGACGCCATCCCCGCGCCCACGACGGACACCTTGGCCAGCCCGCTTTCCGCATCCAGGCGGTCGTAAGCGAGGGAGCTCCGCCGCGCCGCGAGGAGTTCGACGGCGCGCTCGAGGTCCACCGCCTCGAGGCTGAAGGCGACGTCCAGCCCGTCGGGGCCGGCCGCGCTCGTAATGATGATGTCCACGTTGATTTCCGCCTCCGCCAGAACGCCGAACAGGCGCTTGAGGGCCCCTTCCGGCGGACGAACACCCCGAAGCGTCACGCGGGAGACGGATTCGTCTACGGCGACGCCGGTGACGACGCGACCTCCTTCCACTTCCTGCGCCTCCCCTCCGATCCACGTCCCTTCCCGATCGTCCAACGAAGTGGCCACGTAGAGCGGTACTCCGTAGCGTTTGGCGAGTTCCACGGCCCGGGGGTGCAACACGACGGCACCGAGGTGGGCGAGTTCGAGCATCTCGTCGTAGGTGATGCGCGCAAGCTTGCGCGCCTTGGGAACGATCCGCGGGTCGGACGTGTACACGCCGTCCACGTCCGTGTAGATCTCGCACCGCTCCGCTCCAAGGGCAGCTGCGAGCGCCACGGCCGTAGTATCGCTCCCCCCACGGCCGAGCGTGGTGATCTCTTCTTCGGCGGTAACTCCCTGAAACCCCGCGACGAGGACGACC
It contains:
- a CDS encoding Nucleoside 5-triphosphatase RdgB (dHAPTP, dITP, XTP-specific), translated to MSRPRLTRLLLIASRNPGKVREVRELLAPLAWGIVSLERFPDVELPPETGETFAENAVRKAVAAMEATGLPSLADDSGLVVPALGGRPGVRSARYAGEEADDAANVAKLLAEMQGVADRRAYFVSVIAFAAPAEPVQTFEGRLDGVIVEEPRGTGGFGYDPVFFVPDLGKTLAEVPLEVKNAVSHRGQALRAFVAYLKRRLAEEPPES
- a CDS encoding Ribonuclease PH, with the translated sequence MRIDGRSPDELRPVRLTPHVNKYAEGSVLIEVGDTRVYVTATVEDKVPPFLRGQGRGWVTAEYSLLPRSTETRTQRESVRGHLQGRTMEIQRLIGRALRAVVDPERLGERTVIVDADVLQADGGTRTAAITGGFVALAFAFERLRERGEIAEIPLVDFLAATSVGVVGDVPLLDLNFAEDSEARVDMNIAMTGSGRFVEIQGSGEGSPFRRAELEELLSLAERGIRRLVEIEREVLGPIGERIADLARRAPEAGDRAFDEQGPFVVPEGPPAEGGASEDGGPS
- a CDS encoding Mobile element protein, which encodes MKIHRAYRYELDPNKEQRILLAKHAGAARFSYNWGLARWKEIYEKEGRTTNAVELHRELNRRKKTDFPWMYEVSKWAPQEALRDLEKAFKNFFRGRKTGRKVGYPKPRRKKDGRDRFRLDNSSGTIRLLVDGLDLRHPGKARHIVLPRIGAVRLKEKPVRRKKSGAVRTYLPQGRILHATVSREADRWFVSLTVEEEILGPPPPKGPAAGIDAGLKSFMTLADETGAIRKTDAPRPLRRALKRLKRLQRKLSRRGIRDEHGKLKMRTKNYEKARLEIARLHRRIRNIRLDFLHKLTTELVRTHPVIAIEDLNIAGMLKNDRLARHIADVGWGTFRALLEAKAKLRGVRLAKVNRYEPTSKTCSSCGHVLPELPLSVRAWTCPVCGAHHDRDENAAKNLLKFALAVGT
- a CDS encoding Germination and sporulation protein GerM, which translates into the protein MRGRTRSAGNPTPYVRGIAFVLALVVAVLSFAGCGRTAEKTGSSSPSEAPPTPSASSASKGGESSSLLQPTTSGKELALTSYTLYVLDAHGYVVPFTARLPLVEGVAKQALAYLVEGGPGEAILPRGFHVPLPKGTTFTVDVSPEGEAVVDFSPEVQGVAAERAARALEAVVWTLTEFPTVKRVSLRVSGHPLEKFGKGELPVFSPLDRSMGINVELAPEATPGDTTAVRLYFQSQSEDGTFTYFVPVTRLVPRTERPLEAAIRELIRGPLGGSALLPTVRPSVRLHRAFVDGGVAVVDVDPHLLAKDGKADAWAARSVQALALTATEMAGTKEAQILVNGEAIKVGEDFDLTRPVARPRTLNPLGF
- a CDS encoding Glutamate racemase, encoding MTGPIAVFDSGLGGLTVVREILLRLPRASLVYVGDQARSPYGTRSREEIQAFSLEIVRFLLRFRPALVVAACNTVSSVALDVLRRRADVPVLGMVEPGARLAARASAEEIAVLATPVTVASGVYPRLLYHLRPELSVFSKSCPTWVPLLEGGASPARLRRAVCEELASVRILWNGARLNGRRRLRAVLLGCTHYPLLAAYIRECLGEEVYLLNPAEEVAEEVARLYPSTAVGDVLLYTTGEPDFFSRWAEAVLARPARVVHLPLSVLQSSEDAPLPGFGG
- a CDS encoding Transcriptional regulator, MarR family, producing MGVDERNARGGFPRKEGERADRREAGEGGGWAIAEEVEWHLRHVSALLKQKGRELLQETPLTPPQFIALQWLKEAGNLTIGELSAKMYLANSTVTDLVDRLERGGYVRRVRASHDRRVVRVELLEAGRTIIDEVIRRRQAYLAGLLRRFSPEEAEQLRRLLARLHAEMLREFESGRPVHRDD
- a CDS encoding NADH dehydrogenase, with amino-acid sequence MGKRYAIVGGDAAGMSAATQIRRLDPQGEIVVWEKEGVISYAQCGLPYYVGGVVPAPERLLARTADEFRERYRIDVRLHHEVLAIDPREKRVRILRRDTGHEIEEGYDVLLLATGSAAVLPPWEGIDLPGVFPLKTLADAERLIAWLSRRNPERAVIVGGGYIGLEAAEALVRRGLSVTVADVAPQLIPSFDRPIAELVHRELERHGVAVRLQERVRGFSGDSAGVREVLLERGTLAADLVLVAVGVKPASELARAAGIELGPRGAVLVDEYLRTSAPDVYAAGDCATHFHRIKNAPDYVPLGTTANKQGRIAGANMAGAKIPFAGVLGTAIVKVFDLAIARTGLGEGECQALGRTCQTVAIQARPVSHYYPGAEDTLTLRITFDPQTRVLLGGQIAGRRGVDKRIDVLATALYASLTIDELQALDLAYAPPFNGVWDPLQQAATVAQKKA
- a CDS encoding Major transcriptional regulator of spore coat formation GerE; translation: MAPNLERSSILTPREREVFELLVKDKTTKEIARELFISEKTVRNHISNVIQKLGVKGRSQAVVELVRMGELKI
- a CDS encoding Aspartokinase; its protein translation is MRVVQKYGGSSLATPARILSVAERIARAYREHGPLVVVLSAMGDTTDELLALAREVSPRPHPDALDLLLSTGEVVSIALMEMALRDRGVPAVALMGWQAGIRTTPSFGRALIESVESARLERHLGGGRVVLVAGFQGVTAEEEITTLGRGGSDTTAVALAAALGAERCEIYTDVDGVYTSDPRIVPKARKLARITYDEMLELAHLGAVVLHPRAVELAKRYGVPLYVATSLDDREGTWIGGEAQEVEGGRVVTGVAVDESVSRVTLRGVRPPEGALKRLFGVLAEAEINVDIIITSAAGPDGLDVAFSLEAVDLERAVELLAARRSSLAYDRLDAESGLAKVSVVGAGMASRPGVAAGVFRTLADAAIDVKMVSTSEIKISVVVEREQARRAARLLHSAFGLDDERSEAEGAPSAQGGRRET